The following coding sequences lie in one Silene latifolia isolate original U9 population chromosome 5, ASM4854445v1, whole genome shotgun sequence genomic window:
- the LOC141655606 gene encoding uncharacterized protein LOC141655606, giving the protein MTCGAGCALKVRRLNRLEEYYVSLLGTSMPVSHVNKKIVQSGVCLIMHHCEVLMEPVTGEEIRRAIFSIPGTKAPGPDGYSSQSSKTVGPLWDRRLSRVLPDIINPSQSVQGRDIVGNILICQDLIRLYKRKSCSPRMLMKLDLQKAYVSIEWVFVEEMLRALNFSQHMITLLMNCITTPSFSIALNGELVNEIGRATGMKLGAVPFKYLGLTVSPKRLVLIRAVLSNLHNYWARIFILPKTILKKIDSICREYLWHGQKDSASPALVAWDRVCRPKRQGGCGLHNLMIWNMAAVAKYVWWNETKADHLWVKWVHAIYIKDRTWKDYKPTSNSSWAWRKICQIKSIFKEILMPSSGVTAPYSTALGYKWLQAQDAVCEWYPWILNTWVVLKHGFISWLMGHNRLLTQDRLMNMQIIQSNLCYLCGLQQENHTHLFFKCEYNRRCCRMVSDWCAEMLPDEECIRWWCNKRYRSLSKKKIVGVILAGLIYHLWMARNKCKVDQAVLRPEQLVKFVQVDVCNRVKKFQYKCQSVNVKNWLDAFVKS; this is encoded by the exons ATGACATGTGGGGCAGGATGTGCTCTAAAAGTGAGGAGATTAAACAGGCTTGAGGAGTATTATGTCTCTCTTTTGGGCACCTCCATGCCAGTTTCCCATGTGAATAAGAAGATTGTCCAGTCAGGGGTATGCCTTATAATGCATCACTGTGAGGTTTTGATGGAACCTGTAACTGGGGAGGAGATTAGGAGAGCTATTTTCTCTATTCCAGGGACTAAGGCCCCTGGTCCAGATGGGTACAGCAGTCAGTCTTCAAAGACTGTTGGCCCATTGTGGGACAGGAG ACTGAGTAGAGTGCTCCCAGATATTATCAATCCTTCCCAGAGTGTTCAGGGGAGAGATATTGTGGGAAATATACTCATATGCCAGGACCTCATCAGGTTATACAAGAGAAAAAGTTGCTCACCCAGAATGCTAATGAAGTTAGATCTCCAAAAGGCGTATGTTAGTATTGAGTGGGTTTTTGTGGAGGAAATGTTGAGAGCACTTAATTTCTCTCAGCACATGATAACTTTGCTTATGAATTGCATCACTACCCCCTCATTCTCTATTGCTTTAAATGGGGAG TTGGTGAATGAGATAGGAAGGGCTACTGGCATGAAACTGGGTGCTGTTCCCTTTAAGTATCTGGGGTTGACTGTTTCACCAAAGAG GTTAGTTCTGATTAGGGCTGTCCTTAGTAATCTTCATAACTACTGGGCTCGTATTTTCATTCTCCCCAAAACTATTCTGAAAAAGATTGACTCCATTTGTAGAGAGTACCTCTGGCATGGGCAAAAAGACAGTGCTAGCCCAGCCTTAGTAGCTTGGGACCGTGTGTGTAGGCCTAAGAGACAAGGAGGGTGTGGGTTGCATAACTTGATGATTTGGAATATGGCAGCTGTTGCAAAGTATGTATGGTGGAATGAGACTAAAGCTGATCACCTGTGGGTGAAGTGGGTGCACGCAATTTATATAAAGGACAGGACTTGGAAGGATTATAAACCAACTTCTAACTCGAGCTGGGCATGGAGAAAGATTTGTCAAATTAAATCTATCTTCAAGGAGATTTTAATGCCTAGTTCAGGAGTGACTGCACCTTACTCTACTGCTTTGGGTTATAAATGGTTACAAGCTCAGGATGCTGTTTGTGAGTGGTACCCCTGGATTCTTAATACTTGGGTAGTTCTCAAACATGGGTTTATCAGTTGGTTAATGGGTCATAACAGACTTCTTACTCAAGATAGATTGATGAACATGCAGATTATTCAGTCTAATTTGTGCTACTTATGTGGACTGCAGCAGGAAAATCATACTCATTTATTCTTCAAAtgtgagtacaataggagatgtTGTAGAATGGTTTCTGATTGGTGTGCTGAGATGTTACCAGATGAAGAGTGCATTAGATGGTGGTGCAATAAACGCTACAGGAGTCTCAGTAAGAAGAAAATTGTTGGGGTTATCTTGGCAGGGTTGATTTATCATTTGTGGATGGCTAGGAACAAGTGCAAGGTGGATCAGGCTGTCTTACGTCCAGAACAGCTTGTTAAATTTGTTCAGGTTGATGTTTGTAATAGAGTTAAAAAATTTCAGTATAAGTGTCAGTCGGTTAATGTTAAGAATTGGTTAGATGCATTTGTGAAGTCATGA